The genomic interval TGTGTATATATAAAGAAAGTAACTCAAGGTTTAAGGAAATTAGTTTTAGAGTGAAACTTTTGTCCTGTGAGTTAAGATGATGACGCTGATGAGGAGAGTACACTGAGATTTGTGAAGCAATGTAAGAGTTCTAAATGGTCTGAAGTAATACTTAACATTAACATAGTATAACATTAACATGGACTGTGAGCATTCTTAAGCAGGAGACATATCAGAAGAATGTTCTACAACGCCCATGCTTTGTTTCTTACTAACCTGACCTCACTAAACCGTGTCTGCACAAATGCCAAGCCGGtaataaacactgaaaaccagtAGTAACATCTGTCACTCCTCTGCTTTTGTCCCTCTCTTTATCTCAGGATTTCCACAGTGGTTATCTGGGGCGAGCTCCTCAAAACCAGTCAGAACAAAGGCTGCAGGCAGCAGTGGGCACTGGCAATGAGCTCACCCCAGAGCCCCTTTATTTTGAGGTGAGAAGATGTTTCCTGTATTCCAGTGAACTAAAATTTCAAAGCAGCCCCGTCATTcacacatttataaaacatttatttgatgaAATTTTGtgctaaaatgtttttttatgtattaatcAGGATGAAGATGAGTTTCCAGATCTCCCTACAGGAGGGGCTGGTCAACGTAGCAGCAAACAAGAACCTTCTCCAGCCCAGACACACACGCAACCCAAACTGCCAAAAAACCTGGTAACAGACGGCTCTCTCTAATGTCAACTTTGTCTGAAGGCTGGCTGTGGCATGACTGCCAGATTCAATGTATACATAagatgtttgtctctttttcttggGCAACATACGGGCAACATAACTGGATGGACATATCTAACTAATCAAGTGTCAGTTTCAGATTCAATATAATTCCATTCAGCTACTCCTAGAATGTTTTGTTTCAGTCTGTTGTCCATTTAGTTTCTTATTTCTCTTTAAAACACTAAATCAGAAAAGCAACGTACAATCCATTTATCTCCACAAACCATTTCAGAAATCaacagtacaaaaaaaagagCTACATTTCactaacattttgttttttagcttGACAGTAACATTAGCTTTGCTTCCTGTTATGTGTTGACTCCACAATGACTTAGCTTAGTAGCAATGTATGCAAATGCCCTGCCCCCAGTTCTTTCAATGCTTACAAACATCGTAAACATCATGCAACAATGCAGCATTGTTCTGGCGTACCACTTGTGTGTGAAATTTGATGCTTGAAGCATAATGTTACTAGGAAGTATTACAAGGACAATAGGACAGAAACAGTTCAGAGACATTACATCttgttttattctctctctctctctctctctctctctctctctctctctctctctctctctctctctctctctctctctctctctctctctttctctcacacttGGTACCTACTTTCAAAGTGATGAAGAGAAAGTTCTTCTTAACAGAAACATAAATTGTAATGTTTAGGTCAGATCTGATGCTGTGCATCTATGATGGTGTATCTAATAAGTTGTGTTTCTTCTTGCATCACAGCTGGATAACCTACCAGAAAATTCTCCCATCAACATTGTGCAGACACCCATTCCCATCACCACCTCTGTTCCTAAGAGGGCCAAGAGCCAGAGGAAGAAGGCCTTGGCTGCTGCTTTGGCCACTGCACAGGAGTACTCTGAAATCAGCATGGAGCAGAAGAAACTGCAGGTATAAACCTGCATTATGTCTGCTGTCATGTAGACTGGGAACAGACAAAACATGTTGACTTCTATGGCTTGGTTGATGTGTTTCTTTGTcgtgtttttttctctggttTTCACAACTTCTTGTCCTTAAGTTTCTACATTGATCTAAAACTGTTGTTGGCTGGTTCTGTATTCTTACTCTGTGCTGCTTTGTCTTTTACCAGGAGGCTGTCACTAAAGCAGCAGGGAAGAAGAGTAAGACCTCTGTTGAGCTTGACCTGGGGGACATGCTGGCAGCTTTGGAAAAACATCAGCAGGCAATGAAGGCCAGACAACTCAACAATACCAAGCCACTGTCCTTCACAGGTATTGACGTtatgcaatacatttttttaaagaaggcaCCATTCAACCCAATATACactgatcagccataacattatgaccagtGACAGGTAAAGTGAATAACATTGAGTATCTCTTAACAATGGAACCTGCCTGGGATGTGTTAGGCAGCAAGGGAGCATTTTCTTCTTGAAGTTGATGTGTAAGGATGTGAGCGACTTTGACAAGGATCAAACTGTGATGGTTAGACGAATGGGTTAGAGAATCTCcaacaactgcagctcttgtgagGTGTTTCAAAtcagtcagaggtcagaggtcagtacCAAGGACCAAGGACCAAGGATGGAAAACTGGAGAATCTGTAACACTTTCATGGGCAGCTAAAGCTCAGTGATGCTGGCTGTCCTGTGTGGtctgatccaacagaagagctactggagctcaaactgctggAAAAGCTTATGCTGGTCCTGAtagaaaggtgtcagaacacacagtgcagcacagtttgttgtgtgtggGTATGCTTATCTGCAGACCGGTCAGGTTGCCATTACTGACCCCTGTCCACAGTGCCTACAGTGGGAGCATTAGTAGTGGACTCATGAAGCAACAGAGGAACACAATCAATGAGCTCAACGTGTTGACTTTGGTCTCCCCAGATCTCAGTCCAACTGAGTATTTGTAGGTTGTGCTGAAAAACCAAGTCCAATCCATGGAGGCCCCACCTGACTACTTCCAGgtcttaaaggatctgctgctgacACCTaggtgccagataccacagcacaccctCAGAGGTCAAGTGGAGTTAGGTCAGGGCTGTTTTGGCACTGACCTGATGAGTGGGTGGGCTACACAATCTTATGCAGGGGGTCACAATGTTTGGTCATTGTATAATGGTATAAGGGTTGCTTGCATCTTCGTCGTAAGTTATTTTCCCtttaatctttttctttttaggaTTCTTGCCCTGCCTTATTACGTAATTTTGCATCTTCTGTTCTGTCTGATTTTGTAGAAATTCGAGCAGAGTATCTGAAATGTGCGCCTTTTTTTAGCTGTGTTTAAGATCCCAATAAACATGTTATCTATTACAATCCCTCATACTTCCTATTCCTTTTAATTTAACACTAATCATTTGTGTTTCTGGCTTGTCTTTATTAAGTGGTTTGAATTGCTGCCCCTTCTGAGTGACCACTGAGCTCACACTAAGTCTATGAGTCCTGACACCACATTAAAGTTATGGACACATGCTGCCTGTACACTAActtttctattcttctttccaGTTGGAACAACGACTCCATTCCACAGCTCAGTCTCAACCAATGTGTCCTCCATGTTGAAGGCTCATCAGCAGCCATATTCAGCCCCAAACAATTCCCTCGATTCTACCGCTCCACGTAtcaagagaggaaaggagagagagattcCTAAAGTGAAACGGCCAACAGCCCTGAAAAAGGTGAATGAGTTCTCTtaagcagaggaggaggttaCTGAGCATGCATTATAAATGGAAAAAATAGATATTTGAGCCTTCAAATATTTGTAAGTGCTGCTGGTTTAAAgttctgttcttgttttctgtctgtagaTTATCTTGAAGGAGcgtgaaggaaagaaagggaagACAAGTGCAGAACAGGAGTCTTCAGGCCAGGAGGAGCATGGGGATGAGAGTCTACACTTCTCTGATGATCTTCCAAGAGAGCCTGCTTCCCAAGAAGGTGAGGCCAATCTGTAATTAAGGAAGAACAAGGTGTATGTTTTGCATCTCTCGATATGTTATGCTTGCTCATTCTTATATCTGGCCTGTTTTTTGTATTACAGAAAATGGTCTGAGCGTGCCCAGTGAtgcatccctctccccggccagCCAGAACTCGCCCTACAGTATTACTCCTGTGTCACAGGGTTCTCCCGCCAGCTCCGGTATTGGAAGTCCAATGGCTTCAAACGCCATCACAAAGATCCACAGCAGACGTTTCAGAGAGTAAGTACACACTCCTTCCCCAcatggagagagaaacaaaaacgtTCCACAGAAAAGACCTTTGTAGGAATTTAAAGAATTAGAATTTGTCAAAATGCACATTGTGGTGacaaaaatgtttacaaagcaAATACTTGTCCTACTCAAACATCACAAAGCCTCGGTTGCAAGAGTCCTGAACGGGTGTTTTTAGGGGCGGGACTGTACAATAAAGAATTGTAGAGTACGGCACAGAAGCCCGGCACATTGTCCCCTCTCAGCAAAATGTGTGCAAGCGGTCACAAACACAGCTTTGTGCCTCCGTGTCTTCTGCTGTAGGCCTATTGTCCCAGCCCACCCTTCTCGAACAGATTTTGCATTTGAAGCTTCCAAAAGGCTTCTGTAGCTGAGCTCCTCCTCTCAGCTGCGACCTCAGGGTCTCTTGCTCCTCAGGCCACACTACGTCAGACTTCCGATCTCAATTCATCAAACCAAGAAGCCACTGGTTCGATCTTTGTACTATTCTTTGAGATGCTGAAAGCTCTAGCATGAAACAATCAAGAGGTTAAGAAGCAAAAACTTAAGTGGAAACAATATTGTCATGAACAGCTGTGTCAATTTGTAGTGAGAACAGCCCAGACGAATGCACgacaacagttgtttttgtatgCTGACTTTATGTTCACTTAAAGTAAATTACTTTGCCAattaaatgtcagaaaacagtaaatacaaacaaaacaatcccATTAGAGTTTACTTAATCCAAAATTGACATCACAAATACCTAAAGCTGTTCAGTTAACTGTTCCGTactcttttatcttttacataaggtaaataaaatatgcaaattATCACAATTGTGAGCCTGAAATCAGATCAAGTTAAGGCATTTTACAATGAATCCACCATTCCCTCAACCTCTCATGTTTCCCCTCCCGCAGGTACTGTAACCAGGTGCTGAGTAAGGAGATAGACGAGAGTGTGACTTTGCTTTTACAAGAACTGGTCCGCTTCCAGGAGCGGGTCTACCAAAAGGATCCAACCAAGGCCAAATCCAAACGCCGCCTGGTCATGGGTCTCCGAGAGGTCACCAAGCATATGAAGTTACACAAGATAAAATGTGTTATCATCTCTCCAAACTGTGAGAAGATCCAGGCCAAAGGTGACCAATACTTCTTTACCCTTCATTCATCCATTTTTGTTTAAACAGTGAGTCATTACTGAGTCTAGACACCTGAAACTGAAGGTCTTCTTAGCTTTATAGCACATAATATCCACTTTGAGGTTGTATTAGCAGCCTGAACTTCACTGTGTTGATTTAAAGAGtgtagagagagaaaatgttgaatttataTTCACAAGGTGGCCAGAGTTATGATAACAAGCAGCTTTTGCTTCAAAGTTTGACCTGTCAACTTAACAGATCATGGtatgaaaatgttcacaaattGTTTTTGACGCCCTCAAGTGGCAAAAAGTGTCAGTTGTTAAAggatgagatattttaaaaaaaggaagaagtcaCAATATCCCATCAAAGAGCATAAACTGGGCACAAAGTCAACAGTAACAGTTGTGTTGCCCCAATTTTTATTACCAACACAGCAGTTCTTTCCGCTCTAGTCTCCATGGTAATTTATTGAAATAGTTTGTGCATTTGGGTCACTCTTTATTTCCTGTGTTCCAGGTGGTTTGGATGAAGCTTTATATAATGTGATTGCCATGGCGAGGGAGCAGGAGATCCCGTTTGTTTTTGCCTTGGGCAGAAAAGCTCTGGGACGCTGCGTCAACAAACTAGTGCCTGTTAGTGTAGTTGGCATTTTCAACTATTCTGGAGCCGAGGTAAGGCGCACATATTCACCTAAACCCTTTACTTTTGTATTTAAGTTAGGATTGTATAGATTTACTTTAGTGTAAGTTGAATGAATATTAAATACATCATGGCAGTTGAGACTCAGCATCACAGGATATttagctttgtttgtgtgtaacgATTTTTGTCTCTTACTAACTTGATTAAATCTCTCttccctttccttctttcaggGCCTCTTCAACCGTTTGGTGTCCCTCACAGAGGAGGCTAGAAAGGCCTATAAGGACATGGTGTCAGCTCTGGAGCAGGAGCAGGCCGAGGAGGCTcccaaaaatgataaaaaagtcCCACACCACATGGGACACTCTCGTAACCACTCTGCTGCTTCTGCCATCTCCTTTTGCTCCATCTTCTCTGAGCCTATCTCAGAGGTTAATGAGAAGGAGTATGGTTAGTGCCTACACTTCAAGCTCTCTTCTTCTAACATATGTCCTGATTGTTTAGGGGTTTCTTTAACAAGATGTAGGATGCAGTTGGGAAAAGTACCATCTATTTTTAATACTAATGTATCAGTTGGTAAGAAGCTTTTGTTTGTAGTGTCTGAGTGAGTTGGAGGCTTTTCTTAACTTCTTCAGGTATTTaaatcctgtgttttttttaaccttttcacaCGTGTATGCTCAACAATTGTCAGAAATTGTATGCTTATTCAGGTCCTGACGTTTTGCAAATTGCCTTTGGTACATCCCAAACAGCAGGTGAACTCTATAAAGAATTAATAGATTCATTAGTGGGTTTGTGGGAatttgagataaacacaaggtacttgtgctgaaaGCAAGGACGAGCACTCAGTGAAGAAACTTACCCCTCTATGCCCTCTACCGATTTAATTTAGTAGCCTAccccatggctcctgatgtctcccaaagcctgagataaaCAGATGGGCATCAAGAGCCAGCACTTCACTGGGTttatcaagtgggcacctcccttcactgatgtttgaGCCCACGATACCTCGGAGAGGCTAAACAGTTAACTCTGATTTAATTGGTGGGTTAGAAAATAAGGGAGAACAAAGTTCTGCTactgaatatttgcatatattGGTATTGTCTCTAATACTTTTCTTCTTaaagatgttgaaaatgttgctgTCTGATAAGAATAGCGGGGTAAAAGTGCAAGAATACCTTGGACATGTTGTAGAGTAGAAGGATCACTATGTCTGGATTTTCTTATAAGAAAAGGTCAGAAAATGGAGGATAACAAAGTAATTTCTTCTTTCAGAGACCAACTGGAGGAGTATGGTGGAGACTTCAGATGCTCTGGAGCCTGTCGAGGCTGAGCCGAGCCGCCCTGCACCTTCAACACCCGCTCAGAAAGACACTGAGGCTGTTGCAGCCACCACTAACACCGCCCTGCCTAGCTCCTCTGCTCCACAGCCCAGAGCGGGGCCTCCTGCACAGAGCACTGGGGAGAAAGAAGAGGTCAGGGTGGACGACCGGCTGGAGCTGGCCTCTCAGCAGAGCACAGAGACTGGCTCACTGGATGGGAGCTGCAGGGGCCCGCTGAACTCGTCCAttacctccaccacctccaccctgGTTCCTGGAATGCTAGAagaggctgaagaagaggacgaggaagaggaggactaCACTCCTGAACCTATTTCTGTGGAGGTGCCCACCCTCAGCAGCCGTATCGAATCATGGGTGTCAAAGACCCTGGAGAACCTGCAGCTCGGAAAGAGTCAGGAAAgtacagaagaggaggaggaggaggaagaggaggaggaggaagaagaagaagaggaggaggaggaagaggagagagggcagagtgaggaagaagaggacatTGATTCAGTGGACATCACAGAGGCGATGGTGGAAGGTAAAGAGCAGGTGGAAGCTAAGAAGATCACAGGTTGatgttccctctcttcctctgttctgACTCTCATTCCccatcacactcacacatccaTCTTCACAGCAGCCAGCAGCTTCTCTCCTTCATCTCACCTTTGACACCACATAATCTCAGGTATCCAACCAACTGACCAACGAAAACACAGACCTTTAACGCATTTTACAGAAACTGACCAACCTACCAGGACGACATGCAACTGGCTTGGTTTGGAGGAAAAGTAACACCTCTGGAGAACTGCGCTCATCTTTGAACTTAAAGGTTTCC from Notolabrus celidotus isolate fNotCel1 chromosome 3, fNotCel1.pri, whole genome shotgun sequence carries:
- the secisbp2l gene encoding selenocysteine insertion sequence-binding protein 2-like isoform X1; this translates as MDASDNKDVKLSAEVEPFIPQKKGLEGSLVSMSLSGDAGGGGGGGGIGGGGGGVETTPIPSYLITCYPFVQENQPNRQHPMYNGGELRWQQPNPSPGGSYLAYPILSSPQPPVSNDYAYYQIMPAPCPPVMGFYQPFPGTYAGPVQTEVVSPVSADIGERPLPLGPAYGMASQRGRGMVRPNLLPKQQLGVCQPPRGRRPPTRSVAVQKEVCTLGPDGRTKTVMLVDAAQQTDFPGEVSGRSAAERGSPLLWKNRTKRRRASHPGESYNEQGASEADIDSDSGYCSPKHNQAAGATQRSAENAAATPGVEAGVMTAGTWVNVASQANPKPWGDRNGQFYRADQRKTPEQRNFSQDFHSGYLGRAPQNQSEQRLQAAVGTGNELTPEPLYFEDEDEFPDLPTGGAGQRSSKQEPSPAQTHTQPKLPKNLLDNLPENSPINIVQTPIPITTSVPKRAKSQRKKALAAALATAQEYSEISMEQKKLQEAVTKAAGKKSKTSVELDLGDMLAALEKHQQAMKARQLNNTKPLSFTVGTTTPFHSSVSTNVSSMLKAHQQPYSAPNNSLDSTAPRIKRGKEREIPKVKRPTALKKIILKEREGKKGKTSAEQESSGQEEHGDESLHFSDDLPREPASQEENGLSVPSDASLSPASQNSPYSITPVSQGSPASSGIGSPMASNAITKIHSRRFREYCNQVLSKEIDESVTLLLQELVRFQERVYQKDPTKAKSKRRLVMGLREVTKHMKLHKIKCVIISPNCEKIQAKGGLDEALYNVIAMAREQEIPFVFALGRKALGRCVNKLVPVSVVGIFNYSGAEGLFNRLVSLTEEARKAYKDMVSALEQEQAEEAPKNDKKVPHHMGHSRNHSAASAISFCSIFSEPISEVNEKEYETNWRSMVETSDALEPVEAEPSRPAPSTPAQKDTEAVAATTNTALPSSSAPQPRAGPPAQSTGEKEEVRVDDRLELASQQSTETGSLDGSCRGPLNSSITSTTSTLVPGMLEEAEEEDEEEEDYTPEPISVEVPTLSSRIESWVSKTLENLQLGKSQESTEEEEEEEEEEEEEEEEEEEEEERGQSEEEEDIDSVDITEAMVEGKEQVEAKKITG
- the secisbp2l gene encoding selenocysteine insertion sequence-binding protein 2-like isoform X4; its protein translation is MSLSGDAGGGGGGGGIGGGGGGVETTPIPSYLITCYPFVQENQPNRQHPMYNGGELRWQQPNPSPGGSYLAYPILSSPQPPVSNDYAYYQIMPAPCPPVMGFYQPFPGTYAGPVQTEVVSPVSADIGERPLPLGPAYGMASQRGRGMVRPNLLPKQQLGVCQPPRGRRPPTRSVAVQKEVCTLGPDGRTKTVMLVDAAQQTDFPGEVSGRSAAERGSPLLWKNRTKRRRASHPGESYNEQGASEADIDSDSGYCSPKHNQAAGATQRSAENAAATPGVEAGVMTAGTWVNVASQANPKPWGDRNGQFYRADQRKTPEQRNFSQDFHSGYLGRAPQNQSEQRLQAAVGTGNELTPEPLYFEDEDEFPDLPTGGAGQRSSKQEPSPAQTHTQPKLPKNLLDNLPENSPINIVQTPIPITTSVPKRAKSQRKKALAAALATAQEYSEISMEQKKLQEAVTKAAGKKSKTSVELDLGDMLAALEKHQQAMKARQLNNTKPLSFTVGTTTPFHSSVSTNVSSMLKAHQQPYSAPNNSLDSTAPRIKRGKEREIPKVKRPTALKKIILKEREGKKGKTSAEQESSGQEEHGDESLHFSDDLPREPASQEENGLSVPSDASLSPASQNSPYSITPVSQGSPASSGIGSPMASNAITKIHSRRFREYCNQVLSKEIDESVTLLLQELVRFQERVYQKDPTKAKSKRRLVMGLREVTKHMKLHKIKCVIISPNCEKIQAKGGLDEALYNVIAMAREQEIPFVFALGRKALGRCVNKLVPVSVVGIFNYSGAEGLFNRLVSLTEEARKAYKDMVSALEQEQAEEAPKNDKKVPHHMGHSRNHSAASAISFCSIFSEPISEVNEKEYETNWRSMVETSDALEPVEAEPSRPAPSTPAQKDTEAVAATTNTALPSSSAPQPRAGPPAQSTGEKEEVRVDDRLELASQQSTETGSLDGSCRGPLNSSITSTTSTLVPGMLEEAEEEDEEEEDYTPEPISVEVPTLSSRIESWVSKTLENLQLGKSQESTEEEEEEEEEEEEEEEEEEEEEERGQSEEEEDIDSVDITEAMVEGKEQVEAKKITG
- the secisbp2l gene encoding selenocysteine insertion sequence-binding protein 2-like isoform X2 encodes the protein MDASDNKDVKLSAEVEPFIPQKKGLEGSLVSMSLSGDAGGGGGGGGIGGGGGGVETTPIPSYLITCYPFVQENQPNRQHPMYNGGELRWQQPNPSPGGSYLAYPILSSPQPPVSNDYAYYQIMPAPCPPVMGFYQPFPGTYAGPVQTEVVSPVSADIGERPLPLGPAYGMASQRGRGMVRPNLLPKQQLGVCQPPRGRRPPTRSVAVQKEVCTLGPDGRTKTVMLVDAAQQTDFPGEVSGRSAAERGSPLLWKNRTKRRRASHPGESYNEQGASEADIDSDSGYCSPKHNQAAGATQRSAENAAATPGVEAGVMTGTWVNVASQANPKPWGDRNGQFYRADQRKTPEQRNFSQDFHSGYLGRAPQNQSEQRLQAAVGTGNELTPEPLYFEDEDEFPDLPTGGAGQRSSKQEPSPAQTHTQPKLPKNLLDNLPENSPINIVQTPIPITTSVPKRAKSQRKKALAAALATAQEYSEISMEQKKLQEAVTKAAGKKSKTSVELDLGDMLAALEKHQQAMKARQLNNTKPLSFTVGTTTPFHSSVSTNVSSMLKAHQQPYSAPNNSLDSTAPRIKRGKEREIPKVKRPTALKKIILKEREGKKGKTSAEQESSGQEEHGDESLHFSDDLPREPASQEENGLSVPSDASLSPASQNSPYSITPVSQGSPASSGIGSPMASNAITKIHSRRFREYCNQVLSKEIDESVTLLLQELVRFQERVYQKDPTKAKSKRRLVMGLREVTKHMKLHKIKCVIISPNCEKIQAKGGLDEALYNVIAMAREQEIPFVFALGRKALGRCVNKLVPVSVVGIFNYSGAEGLFNRLVSLTEEARKAYKDMVSALEQEQAEEAPKNDKKVPHHMGHSRNHSAASAISFCSIFSEPISEVNEKEYETNWRSMVETSDALEPVEAEPSRPAPSTPAQKDTEAVAATTNTALPSSSAPQPRAGPPAQSTGEKEEVRVDDRLELASQQSTETGSLDGSCRGPLNSSITSTTSTLVPGMLEEAEEEDEEEEDYTPEPISVEVPTLSSRIESWVSKTLENLQLGKSQESTEEEEEEEEEEEEEEEEEEEEEERGQSEEEEDIDSVDITEAMVEGKEQVEAKKITG
- the secisbp2l gene encoding selenocysteine insertion sequence-binding protein 2-like isoform X3; the protein is MDASDNKDVKLSAEVEPFIPQKKGLEGSLVSMSLSGDAGGGGGGGGIGGGGGGVETTPIPSYLITCYPFVQENQPNRQHPMYNGGELRWQQPNPSPGGSYLAYPILSSPQPPVSNDYAYYQIMPAPCPPVMGFYQPFPGTYAGPVQTEVVSPVSADIGERPLPLGPAYGMASQRGRGMVRPNLLPKLGVCQPPRGRRPPTRSVAVQKEVCTLGPDGRTKTVMLVDAAQQTDFPGEVSGRSAAERGSPLLWKNRTKRRRASHPGESYNEQGASEADIDSDSGYCSPKHNQAAGATQRSAENAAATPGVEAGVMTAGTWVNVASQANPKPWGDRNGQFYRADQRKTPEQRNFSQDFHSGYLGRAPQNQSEQRLQAAVGTGNELTPEPLYFEDEDEFPDLPTGGAGQRSSKQEPSPAQTHTQPKLPKNLLDNLPENSPINIVQTPIPITTSVPKRAKSQRKKALAAALATAQEYSEISMEQKKLQEAVTKAAGKKSKTSVELDLGDMLAALEKHQQAMKARQLNNTKPLSFTVGTTTPFHSSVSTNVSSMLKAHQQPYSAPNNSLDSTAPRIKRGKEREIPKVKRPTALKKIILKEREGKKGKTSAEQESSGQEEHGDESLHFSDDLPREPASQEENGLSVPSDASLSPASQNSPYSITPVSQGSPASSGIGSPMASNAITKIHSRRFREYCNQVLSKEIDESVTLLLQELVRFQERVYQKDPTKAKSKRRLVMGLREVTKHMKLHKIKCVIISPNCEKIQAKGGLDEALYNVIAMAREQEIPFVFALGRKALGRCVNKLVPVSVVGIFNYSGAEGLFNRLVSLTEEARKAYKDMVSALEQEQAEEAPKNDKKVPHHMGHSRNHSAASAISFCSIFSEPISEVNEKEYETNWRSMVETSDALEPVEAEPSRPAPSTPAQKDTEAVAATTNTALPSSSAPQPRAGPPAQSTGEKEEVRVDDRLELASQQSTETGSLDGSCRGPLNSSITSTTSTLVPGMLEEAEEEDEEEEDYTPEPISVEVPTLSSRIESWVSKTLENLQLGKSQESTEEEEEEEEEEEEEEEEEEEEEERGQSEEEEDIDSVDITEAMVEGKEQVEAKKITG